A window from Hemicordylus capensis ecotype Gifberg chromosome 2, rHemCap1.1.pri, whole genome shotgun sequence encodes these proteins:
- the LOC128347666 gene encoding NACHT, LRR and PYD domains-containing protein 3-like isoform X1, producing the protein MLGSIPLLLSGHNSAMESRRAIMHNLLLDALEDLGQDEFDKFKFKLRTTAAPGDQNIPFGRLEKSKREELVELLVEFYEDKAATLMETIFEDIGLKNNASELRKVVGERVQGYKKKYAKNVMEEYQLTEDRNSLFGESTPLNSRYIELLIIKKHRPQKEREHELLAIGRKHLEILEKTCSDYSTDIKYLFKPDESGVTPRTVVLQGPAGIGKTMTIQKIMLDWAAGELYQDMFDYVFCLRCRELSLTEEANSLIDLIVEQCQDTYAPVKEILACPEKLLFIIDGFDELCFSLEPTEDHICNSPYSKVSMKDILNSLLRKKLLPKSYLLITTRPGAAERLQECLKFPRFMEILGFSEKGRHKYFFNFFKDERKANIALRFIDDTTAVSTICFIPIVCWIICHVIKVELETEDEIKDTLDTTTKVFVQFSHNLLKHDSRKLKKSSLGEFRKLCSMAQAGILEQKIFFEEKDLKDHSLDGSDLKDLFLDRRTFQKGIGRYSLYSFLHLCFQEFFAAMWYILQEEPAGASDNNEGDLKRLLIECEKPGNEHLTLTLRFIFGLSSEKVRVFLEQTLQCKTSDLVKPLLLQRAEEIAAEHPPRKGYCLLNFFHSLFESQEAEFAERVMHSFQTIDLSYRAVSMLDCRVLAFCLQHSSVQDHSIDLTFCRLKSHHIKALAPGIKTCTTLEFGSNKLGNSGVKVLCAILKELACNITILDLSENYLTDACAQELCATLSTSHTLQRLSLLDNSFTETSLPFILHLMETCTSLSLLRLDGYGFGKKGRKRLRQQEEKIKARPFLLLM; encoded by the exons ATGCTCGGAAGTATTCCCTtactgctg TCTGGTCATAACTCAGCAATGGAATCAAGGAGAGCAATCATGCACAACCTCCTGCTCGATGCCTTGGAAGACCTTGGTCAAGATGAGTTTGATAAATTTAAGTTCAAGTTGCGTACCACGGCTGCTCCTGGGGATCAGAATATTCCATTTGGGCGGCTGGAGAAGTCAAAACGGGAAGAGCTGGTGGAACTGCTGGTAGAGTTTTACGAGGATAAGGCTGCTACCCTAATGGAGACTATCTTTGAGGACATCGGTCTCAAGAACAATGCTTCTGAACTCCGCAAGG TGGTCGGGGAGCGAGTTCAAG GCTACAAAAAGAAGTATGCTAAGAATGTGATGGAAGAGTACCAGCTGACAGAGGACAGGAACAGTCTGTTTGGTGAGAGTACCCCTTTGAATTCACGCTACATTGAGTTGCTAATTATCAAGAAGCATCGGCCTCAGAAGGAGAGGGAGCACGAATTACTTGCTATTGGTAGGAAGCACTTGGAGATACTGGAAAAAACCTGTTCTGATTATTCAACTGATATCAAATATCTTTTTAAGCCGGATGAATCAGGAGTAACCCCAAGAACAGTGGTGTTGCAGGGACCTGCAGGGATTGGTAAGACAATGACCATACAGAAGATCATGCTGGACTGGGCTGCTGGGGAGCTCTATCAGGATATGTTTGACTATGTATTCTGCCTTCGCTGCAGAGAACTGAGCCTTACTGAAGAAGCCAACAGCCTGATTGATCTTATTGTAGAACAGTGTCAGGATACATATGCCCCAGTGAAAGAAATCTTAGCCTGTCCTGAAAAGCTGCTTTTCATCATCGATGGCTTTGATGAGCTTTGTTTCTCATTAGAGCCTACAGAGGATCACATCTGTAACAGTCCttattcaaaagtgtcaatgaaAGATATCCTGAACAGCCTGCTGAGGAAGAAACTCTTGCCAAAGTCTTACCTCTTGATCACAACAAGACCTGGTGCTGCTGAGCGGCTACAGGAGTGCTTGAAGTTTCCCAGATTCATGGAGATCCTTGGCTTCTCTGAAAAAGGTCGCCATaaatattttttcaatttttttaaagatgagCGGAAAGCTAACATAGCACTGAGATTCATTGATGATACCACGGCAGTGTCTACTATTTGCTTTATTCCTATAGTGTGCTGGATCATATGTCATGTCATTAAAGTTGAACTGGAAACTGAAGATGAGATAAAAGACACCTTGGACACTACTACAAAGGTCTTTGTGCAATTTTCTCACAATCTCCTTAAACATGACTCCAGGAAATTAAAGAAGTCATCTCTGGGTGAATTTAGAAAACTCTGTTCCATGGCACAAGCTGGCATCCTGGAACAGAAGATCTTCTTTGAGGAGAAGGATCTCAAGGACCACAGTTTGGATGGATCTGATCTCAAAGACCTGTTTCTTGACAGAAGAACTTTTCAGAAGGGGATTGGCCGCTACAGCCTCTACAGTTTTCTCCACCTCTGCTTTCAGGAGTTTTTTGCTGCTATGTGGTATATTCTGCAGGAAGAGCCAGCAGGAGCATCTGATAATAATGAAGGGGACCTGAAGAGACTCTTGATTGAGTGTGAGAAGCCAGGCAATGAACATTTGACTTTAACTTTACGCTTCATATTTGGTCTGAGCAGTGAAAAGGTGCGAGTCTTCCTTGAGCAAACACTACAGTGTAAGACATCTGACCTTGTGAAGCCTCTCTTACTTCAGAGAGCAGAAGAGATTGCTGCTGAGCATCCTCCTAGAAAAGGCTATTGCCTGCTGAATTTTTTCCACTCTTTGTTTGAGAGCCAGGAAGCAGAATTTGCAGAGCGAGTGATGCATTCTTTCCAAACTATTGACCTTTCTTACAGGGCAGTCTCCATGTTGGACTGCAGAGTTCTGGCATTCTGCTTGCAGCACAGTTCAGTCCAGGATCACTCCATCGATCTAACCTTTTGCCGGCTGAAGTCTCATCACATCAAGGCTCTGGCCCCAGGAATAAAAACATGTACAACTTTGGA ATTTGGAAGTAACAAACTTGGGAATTCAGGAGTGAAAGTTCTTTGTGCCATTCTGAAGGAACTAGCTTGTAATATTACGATTCTGGA TCTTAGTGAAAACTACCTCACAGATGCCTGTGCCCAAGAACTCTGTGCTACTCTGAGCACCAGCCACACACTCCAAAGACTTAGCCTTCTAGACAACAGCTTCACAGAGACATCTCTGCCCTTCATCCTCCACCTCATGGAGACCTGCACCAGCCTGTCCCTTTTAAG GTTGGATGGATATGGATTTGGTAAGAAAGGAAGAAAGCGCTTGagacagcaagaggaaaagatAAAAGCAAGACCATTTTTGTTGCTGATGTGA
- the LOC128347666 gene encoding NACHT, LRR and PYD domains-containing protein 3-like isoform X2 has protein sequence MESRRAIMHNLLLDALEDLGQDEFDKFKFKLRTTAAPGDQNIPFGRLEKSKREELVELLVEFYEDKAATLMETIFEDIGLKNNASELRKVVGERVQGYKKKYAKNVMEEYQLTEDRNSLFGESTPLNSRYIELLIIKKHRPQKEREHELLAIGRKHLEILEKTCSDYSTDIKYLFKPDESGVTPRTVVLQGPAGIGKTMTIQKIMLDWAAGELYQDMFDYVFCLRCRELSLTEEANSLIDLIVEQCQDTYAPVKEILACPEKLLFIIDGFDELCFSLEPTEDHICNSPYSKVSMKDILNSLLRKKLLPKSYLLITTRPGAAERLQECLKFPRFMEILGFSEKGRHKYFFNFFKDERKANIALRFIDDTTAVSTICFIPIVCWIICHVIKVELETEDEIKDTLDTTTKVFVQFSHNLLKHDSRKLKKSSLGEFRKLCSMAQAGILEQKIFFEEKDLKDHSLDGSDLKDLFLDRRTFQKGIGRYSLYSFLHLCFQEFFAAMWYILQEEPAGASDNNEGDLKRLLIECEKPGNEHLTLTLRFIFGLSSEKVRVFLEQTLQCKTSDLVKPLLLQRAEEIAAEHPPRKGYCLLNFFHSLFESQEAEFAERVMHSFQTIDLSYRAVSMLDCRVLAFCLQHSSVQDHSIDLTFCRLKSHHIKALAPGIKTCTTLEFGSNKLGNSGVKVLCAILKELACNITILDLSENYLTDACAQELCATLSTSHTLQRLSLLDNSFTETSLPFILHLMETCTSLSLLRLDGYGFGKKGRKRLRQQEEKIKARPFLLLM, from the exons ATGGAATCAAGGAGAGCAATCATGCACAACCTCCTGCTCGATGCCTTGGAAGACCTTGGTCAAGATGAGTTTGATAAATTTAAGTTCAAGTTGCGTACCACGGCTGCTCCTGGGGATCAGAATATTCCATTTGGGCGGCTGGAGAAGTCAAAACGGGAAGAGCTGGTGGAACTGCTGGTAGAGTTTTACGAGGATAAGGCTGCTACCCTAATGGAGACTATCTTTGAGGACATCGGTCTCAAGAACAATGCTTCTGAACTCCGCAAGG TGGTCGGGGAGCGAGTTCAAG GCTACAAAAAGAAGTATGCTAAGAATGTGATGGAAGAGTACCAGCTGACAGAGGACAGGAACAGTCTGTTTGGTGAGAGTACCCCTTTGAATTCACGCTACATTGAGTTGCTAATTATCAAGAAGCATCGGCCTCAGAAGGAGAGGGAGCACGAATTACTTGCTATTGGTAGGAAGCACTTGGAGATACTGGAAAAAACCTGTTCTGATTATTCAACTGATATCAAATATCTTTTTAAGCCGGATGAATCAGGAGTAACCCCAAGAACAGTGGTGTTGCAGGGACCTGCAGGGATTGGTAAGACAATGACCATACAGAAGATCATGCTGGACTGGGCTGCTGGGGAGCTCTATCAGGATATGTTTGACTATGTATTCTGCCTTCGCTGCAGAGAACTGAGCCTTACTGAAGAAGCCAACAGCCTGATTGATCTTATTGTAGAACAGTGTCAGGATACATATGCCCCAGTGAAAGAAATCTTAGCCTGTCCTGAAAAGCTGCTTTTCATCATCGATGGCTTTGATGAGCTTTGTTTCTCATTAGAGCCTACAGAGGATCACATCTGTAACAGTCCttattcaaaagtgtcaatgaaAGATATCCTGAACAGCCTGCTGAGGAAGAAACTCTTGCCAAAGTCTTACCTCTTGATCACAACAAGACCTGGTGCTGCTGAGCGGCTACAGGAGTGCTTGAAGTTTCCCAGATTCATGGAGATCCTTGGCTTCTCTGAAAAAGGTCGCCATaaatattttttcaatttttttaaagatgagCGGAAAGCTAACATAGCACTGAGATTCATTGATGATACCACGGCAGTGTCTACTATTTGCTTTATTCCTATAGTGTGCTGGATCATATGTCATGTCATTAAAGTTGAACTGGAAACTGAAGATGAGATAAAAGACACCTTGGACACTACTACAAAGGTCTTTGTGCAATTTTCTCACAATCTCCTTAAACATGACTCCAGGAAATTAAAGAAGTCATCTCTGGGTGAATTTAGAAAACTCTGTTCCATGGCACAAGCTGGCATCCTGGAACAGAAGATCTTCTTTGAGGAGAAGGATCTCAAGGACCACAGTTTGGATGGATCTGATCTCAAAGACCTGTTTCTTGACAGAAGAACTTTTCAGAAGGGGATTGGCCGCTACAGCCTCTACAGTTTTCTCCACCTCTGCTTTCAGGAGTTTTTTGCTGCTATGTGGTATATTCTGCAGGAAGAGCCAGCAGGAGCATCTGATAATAATGAAGGGGACCTGAAGAGACTCTTGATTGAGTGTGAGAAGCCAGGCAATGAACATTTGACTTTAACTTTACGCTTCATATTTGGTCTGAGCAGTGAAAAGGTGCGAGTCTTCCTTGAGCAAACACTACAGTGTAAGACATCTGACCTTGTGAAGCCTCTCTTACTTCAGAGAGCAGAAGAGATTGCTGCTGAGCATCCTCCTAGAAAAGGCTATTGCCTGCTGAATTTTTTCCACTCTTTGTTTGAGAGCCAGGAAGCAGAATTTGCAGAGCGAGTGATGCATTCTTTCCAAACTATTGACCTTTCTTACAGGGCAGTCTCCATGTTGGACTGCAGAGTTCTGGCATTCTGCTTGCAGCACAGTTCAGTCCAGGATCACTCCATCGATCTAACCTTTTGCCGGCTGAAGTCTCATCACATCAAGGCTCTGGCCCCAGGAATAAAAACATGTACAACTTTGGA ATTTGGAAGTAACAAACTTGGGAATTCAGGAGTGAAAGTTCTTTGTGCCATTCTGAAGGAACTAGCTTGTAATATTACGATTCTGGA TCTTAGTGAAAACTACCTCACAGATGCCTGTGCCCAAGAACTCTGTGCTACTCTGAGCACCAGCCACACACTCCAAAGACTTAGCCTTCTAGACAACAGCTTCACAGAGACATCTCTGCCCTTCATCCTCCACCTCATGGAGACCTGCACCAGCCTGTCCCTTTTAAG GTTGGATGGATATGGATTTGGTAAGAAAGGAAGAAAGCGCTTGagacagcaagaggaaaagatAAAAGCAAGACCATTTTTGTTGCTGATGTGA
- the LOC128343992 gene encoding epidermal differentiation-specific protein-like, producing the protein MNKIIVYEHEDFKGLSKEFIADVPDLRSVDFGDCISSLKVIGQPWLGFHDPNYQGTVHAYEEGEHKHISMSNHISSLQLVTEDLEHPQITVYEHRNYEGASKVITEEINLTYGYFNDKASSHVVQKGAWLLYEHGNRGGWYYIAREGSKLPNYGPVFHFNDKCSHMYPLKGGRPTVTTKILWDCRKVESERDVVIDEINGINTTDFEQTFTTSSSRVYESVTSHSFRLKVPSLRIDESFNLSIDPKTNLTVEKGSIDSTVTIDKVEVTMPANIPPHSELCIQVIMKLITASTPVELIMTKNGKPKTEYGEYRSVSGRNIITKYTVKPIELKKNIQSQ; encoded by the coding sequence ATGAATAAGATTATAGTTTATGAACATGAAGACTTTAAAGGACTCAGTAAAGAGTTTATTGCAGATGTACCTGACCTACGTAGCGTGGACTTTGGGGACTGCATTTCTTCCCTCAAAGTGATTGGGCAACCATGGCTGGGCTTCCATGATCCAAACTACCAAGGTACAGTTCATGCATATGAGGAAGGTGAACATAAGCACATAAGCATGAGCAATCATATTTCTTCTCTTCAGTTAGTGACTGAAGACCTAGAACATCCACAGATTACAGTTTATGAGCACCGTAACTATGAAGGGGCAAGTAAAGTTATCACAGAGGAAATAAACCTAACATATGGATATTTCAATGATAAGGCAAGTTCCCATGTTGTCCAGAAAGGTGCCTGGCTCTTGTATGAACATGGAAACCGAGGCGGTTGGTACTATATAGCTCGGGAAGGAAGCAAACTTCCTAACTATGGTCCAGTGTTTCATTTCAATGATAAGTGTTCCCATATGTATCCCCTTAAAGGTGGCCGGCCCACAGTCACTACCAAGATCTTGTGGGATTGCAGGAAAGtggagagtgagagagatgtGGTGATTGATGAGATAAATGGTATAAACACCACCGATTTTGAGCAGACGTTCACCACTTCCAGTAGCAGAGTCTATGAATCGGTCACTAGCCACAGCTTCAGACTCAAAGTGCCAAGTCTTCGAATAGATGAGAGCTTCAACTTAAGCATAGATCCAAAAACTAACCTCACAGTGGAGAAAGGTAGCATAGACTCTACTGTTACCATCGACAAAGTTGAGGTGACCATGCCAGCCAATATCCCACCACATTCAGAACTCTGTATCCAAGTCATCATGAAATTAATCACAGCCTCAACTCCTGTGGAGCTGATCATGACCAAGAATGGGAAACCAAAGACAGAGTATGGAGAGTATCGCAGTGTGTCAGGACGCAACATCATTACCAAATATACAGTGAAACCAATTGAGTTGAAAAAGAACATACAAAGCCAATAA
- the LOC128347666 gene encoding NACHT, LRR and PYD domains-containing protein 3-like isoform X3: MCSSTQSSCLQIVHPSQFLFLSAKRYFRFHFWLGGLKFHPYPTSTGKVVGERVQGYKKKYAKNVMEEYQLTEDRNSLFGESTPLNSRYIELLIIKKHRPQKEREHELLAIGRKHLEILEKTCSDYSTDIKYLFKPDESGVTPRTVVLQGPAGIGKTMTIQKIMLDWAAGELYQDMFDYVFCLRCRELSLTEEANSLIDLIVEQCQDTYAPVKEILACPEKLLFIIDGFDELCFSLEPTEDHICNSPYSKVSMKDILNSLLRKKLLPKSYLLITTRPGAAERLQECLKFPRFMEILGFSEKGRHKYFFNFFKDERKANIALRFIDDTTAVSTICFIPIVCWIICHVIKVELETEDEIKDTLDTTTKVFVQFSHNLLKHDSRKLKKSSLGEFRKLCSMAQAGILEQKIFFEEKDLKDHSLDGSDLKDLFLDRRTFQKGIGRYSLYSFLHLCFQEFFAAMWYILQEEPAGASDNNEGDLKRLLIECEKPGNEHLTLTLRFIFGLSSEKVRVFLEQTLQCKTSDLVKPLLLQRAEEIAAEHPPRKGYCLLNFFHSLFESQEAEFAERVMHSFQTIDLSYRAVSMLDCRVLAFCLQHSSVQDHSIDLTFCRLKSHHIKALAPGIKTCTTLEFGSNKLGNSGVKVLCAILKELACNITILDLSENYLTDACAQELCATLSTSHTLQRLSLLDNSFTETSLPFILHLMETCTSLSLLRLDGYGFGKKGRKRLRQQEEKIKARPFLLLM; the protein is encoded by the exons ATGTGCAGTAGTACACAGTCCTCCTGTCTCCAAATCGTGCACCCCTCCCAGTTCCTTTTCCTCTCCGCGAAACGCTACTTTCGCTTTCATTTTTGGCTGGGGGGACTGAAGTTCCATCCTTATCCGACTTCGACTGGAAAAG TGGTCGGGGAGCGAGTTCAAG GCTACAAAAAGAAGTATGCTAAGAATGTGATGGAAGAGTACCAGCTGACAGAGGACAGGAACAGTCTGTTTGGTGAGAGTACCCCTTTGAATTCACGCTACATTGAGTTGCTAATTATCAAGAAGCATCGGCCTCAGAAGGAGAGGGAGCACGAATTACTTGCTATTGGTAGGAAGCACTTGGAGATACTGGAAAAAACCTGTTCTGATTATTCAACTGATATCAAATATCTTTTTAAGCCGGATGAATCAGGAGTAACCCCAAGAACAGTGGTGTTGCAGGGACCTGCAGGGATTGGTAAGACAATGACCATACAGAAGATCATGCTGGACTGGGCTGCTGGGGAGCTCTATCAGGATATGTTTGACTATGTATTCTGCCTTCGCTGCAGAGAACTGAGCCTTACTGAAGAAGCCAACAGCCTGATTGATCTTATTGTAGAACAGTGTCAGGATACATATGCCCCAGTGAAAGAAATCTTAGCCTGTCCTGAAAAGCTGCTTTTCATCATCGATGGCTTTGATGAGCTTTGTTTCTCATTAGAGCCTACAGAGGATCACATCTGTAACAGTCCttattcaaaagtgtcaatgaaAGATATCCTGAACAGCCTGCTGAGGAAGAAACTCTTGCCAAAGTCTTACCTCTTGATCACAACAAGACCTGGTGCTGCTGAGCGGCTACAGGAGTGCTTGAAGTTTCCCAGATTCATGGAGATCCTTGGCTTCTCTGAAAAAGGTCGCCATaaatattttttcaatttttttaaagatgagCGGAAAGCTAACATAGCACTGAGATTCATTGATGATACCACGGCAGTGTCTACTATTTGCTTTATTCCTATAGTGTGCTGGATCATATGTCATGTCATTAAAGTTGAACTGGAAACTGAAGATGAGATAAAAGACACCTTGGACACTACTACAAAGGTCTTTGTGCAATTTTCTCACAATCTCCTTAAACATGACTCCAGGAAATTAAAGAAGTCATCTCTGGGTGAATTTAGAAAACTCTGTTCCATGGCACAAGCTGGCATCCTGGAACAGAAGATCTTCTTTGAGGAGAAGGATCTCAAGGACCACAGTTTGGATGGATCTGATCTCAAAGACCTGTTTCTTGACAGAAGAACTTTTCAGAAGGGGATTGGCCGCTACAGCCTCTACAGTTTTCTCCACCTCTGCTTTCAGGAGTTTTTTGCTGCTATGTGGTATATTCTGCAGGAAGAGCCAGCAGGAGCATCTGATAATAATGAAGGGGACCTGAAGAGACTCTTGATTGAGTGTGAGAAGCCAGGCAATGAACATTTGACTTTAACTTTACGCTTCATATTTGGTCTGAGCAGTGAAAAGGTGCGAGTCTTCCTTGAGCAAACACTACAGTGTAAGACATCTGACCTTGTGAAGCCTCTCTTACTTCAGAGAGCAGAAGAGATTGCTGCTGAGCATCCTCCTAGAAAAGGCTATTGCCTGCTGAATTTTTTCCACTCTTTGTTTGAGAGCCAGGAAGCAGAATTTGCAGAGCGAGTGATGCATTCTTTCCAAACTATTGACCTTTCTTACAGGGCAGTCTCCATGTTGGACTGCAGAGTTCTGGCATTCTGCTTGCAGCACAGTTCAGTCCAGGATCACTCCATCGATCTAACCTTTTGCCGGCTGAAGTCTCATCACATCAAGGCTCTGGCCCCAGGAATAAAAACATGTACAACTTTGGA ATTTGGAAGTAACAAACTTGGGAATTCAGGAGTGAAAGTTCTTTGTGCCATTCTGAAGGAACTAGCTTGTAATATTACGATTCTGGA TCTTAGTGAAAACTACCTCACAGATGCCTGTGCCCAAGAACTCTGTGCTACTCTGAGCACCAGCCACACACTCCAAAGACTTAGCCTTCTAGACAACAGCTTCACAGAGACATCTCTGCCCTTCATCCTCCACCTCATGGAGACCTGCACCAGCCTGTCCCTTTTAAG GTTGGATGGATATGGATTTGGTAAGAAAGGAAGAAAGCGCTTGagacagcaagaggaaaagatAAAAGCAAGACCATTTTTGTTGCTGATGTGA
- the LOC128347666 gene encoding NACHT, LRR and PYD domains-containing protein 3-like isoform X4 — protein MEEYQLTEDRNSLFGESTPLNSRYIELLIIKKHRPQKEREHELLAIGRKHLEILEKTCSDYSTDIKYLFKPDESGVTPRTVVLQGPAGIGKTMTIQKIMLDWAAGELYQDMFDYVFCLRCRELSLTEEANSLIDLIVEQCQDTYAPVKEILACPEKLLFIIDGFDELCFSLEPTEDHICNSPYSKVSMKDILNSLLRKKLLPKSYLLITTRPGAAERLQECLKFPRFMEILGFSEKGRHKYFFNFFKDERKANIALRFIDDTTAVSTICFIPIVCWIICHVIKVELETEDEIKDTLDTTTKVFVQFSHNLLKHDSRKLKKSSLGEFRKLCSMAQAGILEQKIFFEEKDLKDHSLDGSDLKDLFLDRRTFQKGIGRYSLYSFLHLCFQEFFAAMWYILQEEPAGASDNNEGDLKRLLIECEKPGNEHLTLTLRFIFGLSSEKVRVFLEQTLQCKTSDLVKPLLLQRAEEIAAEHPPRKGYCLLNFFHSLFESQEAEFAERVMHSFQTIDLSYRAVSMLDCRVLAFCLQHSSVQDHSIDLTFCRLKSHHIKALAPGIKTCTTLEFGSNKLGNSGVKVLCAILKELACNITILDLSENYLTDACAQELCATLSTSHTLQRLSLLDNSFTETSLPFILHLMETCTSLSLLRLDGYGFGKKGRKRLRQQEEKIKARPFLLLM, from the exons ATGGAAGAGTACCAGCTGACAGAGGACAGGAACAGTCTGTTTGGTGAGAGTACCCCTTTGAATTCACGCTACATTGAGTTGCTAATTATCAAGAAGCATCGGCCTCAGAAGGAGAGGGAGCACGAATTACTTGCTATTGGTAGGAAGCACTTGGAGATACTGGAAAAAACCTGTTCTGATTATTCAACTGATATCAAATATCTTTTTAAGCCGGATGAATCAGGAGTAACCCCAAGAACAGTGGTGTTGCAGGGACCTGCAGGGATTGGTAAGACAATGACCATACAGAAGATCATGCTGGACTGGGCTGCTGGGGAGCTCTATCAGGATATGTTTGACTATGTATTCTGCCTTCGCTGCAGAGAACTGAGCCTTACTGAAGAAGCCAACAGCCTGATTGATCTTATTGTAGAACAGTGTCAGGATACATATGCCCCAGTGAAAGAAATCTTAGCCTGTCCTGAAAAGCTGCTTTTCATCATCGATGGCTTTGATGAGCTTTGTTTCTCATTAGAGCCTACAGAGGATCACATCTGTAACAGTCCttattcaaaagtgtcaatgaaAGATATCCTGAACAGCCTGCTGAGGAAGAAACTCTTGCCAAAGTCTTACCTCTTGATCACAACAAGACCTGGTGCTGCTGAGCGGCTACAGGAGTGCTTGAAGTTTCCCAGATTCATGGAGATCCTTGGCTTCTCTGAAAAAGGTCGCCATaaatattttttcaatttttttaaagatgagCGGAAAGCTAACATAGCACTGAGATTCATTGATGATACCACGGCAGTGTCTACTATTTGCTTTATTCCTATAGTGTGCTGGATCATATGTCATGTCATTAAAGTTGAACTGGAAACTGAAGATGAGATAAAAGACACCTTGGACACTACTACAAAGGTCTTTGTGCAATTTTCTCACAATCTCCTTAAACATGACTCCAGGAAATTAAAGAAGTCATCTCTGGGTGAATTTAGAAAACTCTGTTCCATGGCACAAGCTGGCATCCTGGAACAGAAGATCTTCTTTGAGGAGAAGGATCTCAAGGACCACAGTTTGGATGGATCTGATCTCAAAGACCTGTTTCTTGACAGAAGAACTTTTCAGAAGGGGATTGGCCGCTACAGCCTCTACAGTTTTCTCCACCTCTGCTTTCAGGAGTTTTTTGCTGCTATGTGGTATATTCTGCAGGAAGAGCCAGCAGGAGCATCTGATAATAATGAAGGGGACCTGAAGAGACTCTTGATTGAGTGTGAGAAGCCAGGCAATGAACATTTGACTTTAACTTTACGCTTCATATTTGGTCTGAGCAGTGAAAAGGTGCGAGTCTTCCTTGAGCAAACACTACAGTGTAAGACATCTGACCTTGTGAAGCCTCTCTTACTTCAGAGAGCAGAAGAGATTGCTGCTGAGCATCCTCCTAGAAAAGGCTATTGCCTGCTGAATTTTTTCCACTCTTTGTTTGAGAGCCAGGAAGCAGAATTTGCAGAGCGAGTGATGCATTCTTTCCAAACTATTGACCTTTCTTACAGGGCAGTCTCCATGTTGGACTGCAGAGTTCTGGCATTCTGCTTGCAGCACAGTTCAGTCCAGGATCACTCCATCGATCTAACCTTTTGCCGGCTGAAGTCTCATCACATCAAGGCTCTGGCCCCAGGAATAAAAACATGTACAACTTTGGA ATTTGGAAGTAACAAACTTGGGAATTCAGGAGTGAAAGTTCTTTGTGCCATTCTGAAGGAACTAGCTTGTAATATTACGATTCTGGA TCTTAGTGAAAACTACCTCACAGATGCCTGTGCCCAAGAACTCTGTGCTACTCTGAGCACCAGCCACACACTCCAAAGACTTAGCCTTCTAGACAACAGCTTCACAGAGACATCTCTGCCCTTCATCCTCCACCTCATGGAGACCTGCACCAGCCTGTCCCTTTTAAG GTTGGATGGATATGGATTTGGTAAGAAAGGAAGAAAGCGCTTGagacagcaagaggaaaagatAAAAGCAAGACCATTTTTGTTGCTGATGTGA